From a single Salvelinus sp. IW2-2015 linkage group LG22, ASM291031v2, whole genome shotgun sequence genomic region:
- the LOC111949502 gene encoding PTB-containing, cubilin and LRP1-interacting protein — protein sequence MWQPATERLQHFQTMLKTKLNVLTLRKEPMPTVIFHEPEAIELCSTTPLMKKNTHNGYKVTYLGKVTISGTEFLSGCTESAVVGLWDRRALAQEEHLPANSLLEIRPFQVRLHHLDGRGEASVTMDTYQVARIAYCTADQCTSPNVFAWIYREINDDLTFQMDCHAVECESKLEAKKLAHSMMDAFRKTFHSMRSDGRIHKSGSSDEFATDDSAPDDSTPEEDG from the exons CACTTCCAGACGATGCTGAAGACCAAGCTGAACGTTCTGACACTGAGGAAGGAGCCTATGCCCACAGTGATATTCCATGAGCCGGAGGCCATCGAGTTGTGCTCTACCACGCCACTCATGAAGAAAAACACCCATAATGGctacaag GTGACATACCTTGGCAAGGTGACCATCTCAGGGACTGAGTTCCTGTCGGGCTGCACAGAGTCGGCAGTGGTGGGCCTGTGGGACCGCAGGGCGCTGGCCCAGGAAGAGCACCTCCCTGCCAACTCCCTCCTGGAGATCCGSCCCTTCCAGGTGCGCCTGCACCACCTGGACGGACGCGGCGAGGCCTCGGTCACCATGGACACGTACCAGGTGGCGCGCATCGCCTACTGTACGGCGGACCARTGCACGAGCCCCAATGTGTTCGCCTGGATCTACCGGGAGATCAACGACGACCTGACCTTCCAGATGGACTGCCACGCCGTGGAGTGTGAGAGCAAGCTGGAGGCCAAGAAGCTGGCCCATTCCATGATGGACGCCTTCCGCAAGACCTTCCACAGTATGCGCAGCGATGGACGCATCCACAAGAGCGGCTCCTCGGACGAGTTCGCCACCGACGACTCCGCTCCAGACGACTCCACCCCCGAGGAGGACGGCTGA